Proteins from a genomic interval of Amycolatopsis sp. cg13:
- a CDS encoding FadR/GntR family transcriptional regulator, with the protein MEAVLGYLREAIERGEYAVGDQLPSEAALSRQFEVSRSVVREALRGLQALGLTVSRTGRGTFVTASGPPENPTFGDYSARDLVEVRRHVEVPVAGYAARRRDADQLARLADLVDRMDAETSDAAWVALDSQFHVTIARASGNPVFAKVIEEIRDALARQSAFLNQLGGRRTQSNAEHRRIVTAIAEGEEEAAAAAMTEHLDHVEKTLTTIVRPARAGEAETGTTA; encoded by the coding sequence ATGGAGGCCGTCCTCGGCTACCTGCGCGAGGCGATCGAACGCGGGGAGTACGCGGTCGGCGACCAGCTGCCGTCGGAAGCCGCGCTGAGCAGGCAGTTCGAGGTCAGCCGCTCGGTCGTGCGCGAGGCGCTGCGCGGGCTGCAGGCGCTCGGGCTGACCGTGTCGCGCACCGGCCGCGGCACGTTCGTCACCGCGAGCGGCCCGCCGGAGAACCCTACGTTCGGCGATTACTCGGCCCGCGACCTGGTCGAAGTGCGCAGGCACGTCGAGGTCCCGGTGGCCGGATACGCCGCGCGCCGCCGCGACGCCGACCAGCTCGCGCGCCTCGCCGATCTCGTCGACCGGATGGACGCCGAGACCTCGGACGCCGCGTGGGTGGCGCTTGACTCACAGTTTCACGTCACGATCGCACGGGCATCAGGCAATCCGGTGTTCGCGAAGGTGATCGAAGAGATCCGCGACGCGCTGGCCCGCCAGTCGGCGTTCCTGAACCAGCTGGGCGGACGACGGACGCAGTCGAACGCCGAGCACCGGCGCATCGTGACGGCGATCGCCGAAGGCGAAGAAGAAGCGGCGGCGGCCGCGATGACCGAGCATCTCGACCACGTCGAGAAGACCCTGACCACGATCGTACGGCCGGCCCGCGCCGGCGAAGCAGAAACAGGTACCACCGCGTGA
- a CDS encoding amino acid permease: MTEETLPATAEADTADAGDAGYRKALKSRHINMIAIGGAIGTGLFLGAGGRLAQAGPALAIVYAVCGLFAFFVVRSLGELILHRPSSGAFVSYAREFMGEKGAYIAGWMHFLNWSTTGIADITAIALYAHFWSFFTPIPQWVLALIALAVVLSLNLVSVKLFGEMEFWFSIVKVAALVLFLLVGIFLLVTQHPIDGHAPGPQLIADHGGVFPAGIVPMILIVQGVVFAYASCELVGVAAGETENPKAVVPKAINSIMWRIALFYVGSVVLLAMLLPWNAYSADQSPFVTVLSKLGVPYADSIMNLVVLTAALSSLNSGLYSTGRILRSMSLAGSAPKFTGVMNRNQVPYGGILLTSSVCVIGVGLNYVVPKDAFEIVLNFAAVGILGTWAIIVLSHLLFVRKAKRGEVTRPHFRLPFSPYTEIATLVFLAAVVVLMGFDKTGRITLMALPVIVVALVVGWFVVRKRIDMSAFDKAEAS; this comes from the coding sequence GTGACTGAAGAAACCCTGCCCGCGACTGCCGAGGCGGACACCGCCGACGCGGGCGACGCCGGATACCGCAAGGCGCTGAAATCCCGGCACATCAACATGATCGCCATCGGCGGCGCGATCGGCACCGGCCTGTTCCTCGGCGCGGGCGGACGGCTCGCACAGGCCGGTCCGGCGCTAGCGATCGTGTACGCGGTCTGCGGGCTCTTCGCGTTCTTCGTGGTGCGCTCCCTCGGCGAACTGATCCTGCACCGCCCGTCGTCCGGCGCGTTCGTGTCCTACGCGCGCGAGTTCATGGGCGAGAAGGGCGCGTACATCGCGGGCTGGATGCACTTCCTCAACTGGTCGACCACCGGCATCGCGGACATCACCGCCATCGCGCTGTACGCGCACTTCTGGTCGTTCTTCACGCCGATCCCGCAGTGGGTGCTGGCGCTGATCGCGCTGGCGGTCGTGCTGTCGCTGAACCTCGTCTCGGTGAAGCTGTTCGGCGAGATGGAGTTCTGGTTCTCGATCGTCAAGGTCGCCGCACTGGTGCTGTTCCTGCTCGTCGGCATCTTCCTGCTGGTGACGCAGCATCCGATCGACGGACACGCGCCCGGCCCGCAGCTGATCGCCGACCACGGCGGCGTTTTCCCGGCGGGCATCGTGCCGATGATCCTGATCGTGCAGGGAGTCGTGTTCGCCTACGCGTCGTGCGAGCTGGTCGGCGTCGCGGCGGGCGAAACGGAGAACCCGAAGGCGGTCGTGCCGAAGGCGATCAACTCGATCATGTGGCGGATCGCGCTGTTCTACGTCGGTTCGGTCGTGCTGCTGGCGATGCTGCTGCCGTGGAACGCCTACTCGGCCGATCAAAGCCCGTTCGTCACGGTGCTGTCGAAGCTGGGCGTGCCCTATGCGGACAGCATCATGAACCTGGTCGTGCTGACCGCCGCGCTGTCGAGCCTCAACTCAGGCCTGTACTCGACCGGGCGAATCCTGCGCTCGATGTCGCTGGCCGGATCCGCGCCGAAGTTCACCGGCGTGATGAACCGCAACCAGGTGCCCTACGGCGGGATCCTGCTCACGTCGTCGGTGTGCGTGATCGGCGTCGGACTCAACTACGTGGTGCCGAAGGACGCGTTCGAGATCGTGCTGAACTTCGCCGCCGTCGGCATCCTCGGCACCTGGGCGATCATCGTGCTCAGCCACCTGCTGTTCGTGCGGAAAGCCAAGCGCGGCGAGGTCACCCGTCCCCACTTCCGGCTGCCGTTCTCGCCCTACACCGAGATCGCGACGCTCGTCTTCCTCGCCGCGGTCGTCGTGCTGATGGGCTTCGACAAGACTGGCCGGATCACTCTGATGGCGCTGCCGGTGATCGTCGTCGCGCTGGTGGTCGGCTGGTTCGTC